A genomic region of Paenibacillus sp. PL2-23 contains the following coding sequences:
- a CDS encoding DUF6080 domain-containing protein, protein MMSFGKFLFKEKQNNYCALGLFIAFFLFYVVINYPYILYMERHSSELIIHSPFYGVPFTLNLFNFDPSIYYGFGNASIIHPFLNFLAGSLTYLSEYLSGHLFFLIIHSVINAGSVVMIYYYLQKTETGHIISLLFASFFGISSYTIFTALIPDSYPYAQFVILLSVVYLLYCRMEDRSPLIPTALLAITNFGITSTNIVPFAGALWINMFQKRGYKFITTLLLIAVYFLIGVAALTCLQTLIGSSWIQNWLQSLHNGGFQYTAPFSFSQHWKAIYMLVISPVLTPDIVLIDPGIVAFATDLLSPYPLYVTVIGAAVLLMAALGFVRNRRTREPWVLAPFLLFAFGLHIVIGYGLAVFKYDLFLYAGHYLFVFFLLSARFIATLKHTLTRKILIGIILVFVLTTATHNIIKHGAALNEIKESYRLLM, encoded by the coding sequence ATGATGAGTTTCGGGAAATTTCTGTTTAAGGAAAAACAAAATAATTATTGTGCGCTTGGGCTTTTCATCGCCTTTTTTTTATTTTATGTGGTTATTAATTATCCCTATATCCTGTATATGGAGCGGCATAGCTCTGAATTAATAATACATAGCCCTTTTTACGGCGTGCCCTTTACCCTGAATCTTTTTAACTTTGATCCTTCTATCTACTACGGTTTTGGGAACGCGTCCATTATTCACCCCTTTCTCAATTTCCTAGCGGGATCATTAACTTACTTGTCCGAGTATTTGTCAGGCCATTTATTTTTTCTCATTATCCACTCTGTGATAAATGCCGGCAGTGTCGTCATGATCTATTACTATTTGCAAAAAACAGAGACGGGACATATCATTTCTTTGCTGTTTGCTTCATTTTTCGGCATAAGCTCCTATACAATCTTCACAGCGCTTATACCAGATTCCTATCCCTATGCACAGTTTGTCATTTTGCTGTCCGTTGTCTATCTGCTCTACTGCAGAATGGAAGACCGTTCCCCTCTGATTCCAACAGCACTTCTAGCCATCACTAATTTTGGCATTACGTCAACCAATATTGTGCCGTTTGCAGGGGCATTATGGATTAATATGTTCCAAAAGCGAGGTTACAAATTTATCACTACATTGCTGTTAATTGCGGTCTATTTTTTAATTGGCGTCGCTGCACTTACATGCCTGCAAACTTTAATCGGTTCCTCCTGGATTCAGAACTGGCTGCAAAGCTTGCACAATGGCGGATTCCAATACACGGCTCCGTTCTCCTTCAGTCAGCATTGGAAAGCAATCTATATGTTAGTCATCAGTCCAGTATTGACACCAGACATTGTTCTAATTGATCCAGGGATTGTTGCCTTTGCGACCGATCTTCTAAGCCCCTACCCGCTTTATGTTACAGTGATTGGTGCGGCTGTCCTTCTGATGGCTGCTCTGGGCTTTGTCCGAAACCGCAGAACCAGAGAACCTTGGGTGCTTGCGCCCTTTCTCCTATTCGCGTTCGGTCTGCATATCGTGATTGGATACGGTCTGGCTGTTTTCAAATATGATCTATTCCTGTATGCGGGCCATTACTTGTTTGTCTTCTTCCTGCTCAGCGCAAGATTCATTGCCACACTTAAGCACACGCTGACCAGAAAAATCTTGATCGGCATCATACTGGTATTCGTATTAACGACTGCAACGCACAATATCATCAAGCATGGAGCAGCTCTAAATGAAATAAAGGAGTCTTACCGCTTATTGATGTAG
- a CDS encoding HU family DNA-binding protein gives MNKVDAINKVVEKVRIDNEVVEVIVNNFIEVICASIKDGEKVVLEDFGTFAIKEVAASVGRHPVTKEEIILSSKNELEFRASIVLKKMINNT, from the coding sequence ATGAATAAAGTGGATGCAATAAATAAAGTTGTGGAGAAAGTGCGAATCGATAATGAGGTAGTTGAAGTTATAGTTAATAATTTTATTGAAGTAATATGCGCTTCAATTAAGGATGGAGAGAAAGTAGTGCTCGAGGATTTTGGGACTTTTGCTATTAAAGAAGTTGCTGCTAGCGTTGGGAGACATCCTGTTACAAAAGAAGAGATTATTCTTTCAAGTAAAAATGAATTAGAATTTAGGGCGAGTATTGTTTTGAAAAAGATGATTAATAATACATGA
- a CDS encoding ArsI/CadI family heavy metal resistance metalloenzyme: MSIKRMHVALNCSDLETSLTFYRSFFGSEPTKVKENYAKFELEHPALHFSLNVRPFEKSGVLNHLGFQVDNTEDVLAMGDRLRQANLLTIDEMNTTCCYAVQDKVWVYDPDGNAWEIFYTKEDSEFESAGEARDLSLCCAPPAAGPIAVEFSSFKQK; the protein is encoded by the coding sequence ATGTCGATTAAACGAATGCACGTTGCTCTCAACTGCTCCGATCTTGAAACTTCACTCACTTTTTACCGCAGCTTTTTCGGGTCCGAACCGACCAAGGTCAAAGAAAATTACGCTAAATTTGAACTCGAGCATCCTGCGCTTCATTTTTCCTTAAACGTAAGGCCCTTTGAAAAATCAGGTGTACTTAATCACTTAGGATTCCAAGTCGATAACACCGAAGATGTACTGGCAATGGGAGATCGTCTCCGCCAGGCCAATCTATTGACGATTGACGAAATGAACACCACTTGCTGCTATGCCGTACAGGACAAGGTTTGGGTGTATGATCCGGACGGCAATGCTTGGGAGATCTTCTACACCAAGGAGGATTCCGAATTTGAATCAGCCGGCGAAGCAAGAGATTTATCTCTTTGCTGTGCTCCGCCTGCAGCTGGACCAATAGCCGTTGAATTTTCATCCTTCAAACAAAAATAA
- a CDS encoding YkvA family protein: MLKTLECPACGQLNNVDTQKLSQEICGTCKAKFTDEETFVTYKSNEQLASALEMDGEFPQEDKVDVNEWTSKIGGSDKQEQYVKEGFLKKLKKHASKIPFAKDALAMYFCAIDSKTPVSAKMTAFGALAYIVLPFDLMPDIVLGLGYTDDAAAFWTAFKVISIHITDEHRQQAEDWFAK, translated from the coding sequence ATGCTTAAAACATTGGAATGTCCTGCTTGCGGTCAATTAAATAATGTTGATACACAGAAGCTTTCTCAAGAAATATGTGGGACTTGTAAAGCTAAATTTACTGATGAAGAGACATTCGTAACATACAAATCAAATGAACAATTAGCATCAGCGCTTGAGATGGATGGTGAGTTCCCTCAAGAGGACAAGGTCGATGTAAATGAATGGACTTCAAAAATAGGTGGGAGCGACAAGCAAGAACAATATGTGAAAGAGGGCTTTTTGAAAAAACTGAAGAAGCATGCCTCGAAGATTCCATTTGCCAAAGACGCATTAGCAATGTATTTTTGTGCAATAGATAGCAAGACACCGGTATCAGCAAAAATGACTGCCTTTGGTGCTCTTGCCTACATTGTGCTTCCATTCGACCTTATGCCAGATATTGTATTGGGTTTAGGTTATACAGATGATGCCGCCGCTTTCTGGACGGCGTTTAAAGTGATTAGCATTCATATTACGGATGAGCATAGACAACAAGCTGAAGATTGGTTTGCTAAGTGA
- a CDS encoding DUF5348 domain-containing protein, which produces MNEPWNRMTYDRDANSWFVQLGENAYPVYCGECFEIRIGDRGIPCRLELDRYWYVIMRETRFNLRNKDIYHIRFV; this is translated from the coding sequence ATGAACGAGCCTTGGAACCGGATGACGTACGATCGGGACGCAAATAGTTGGTTTGTCCAGCTAGGAGAGAACGCTTATCCTGTTTACTGCGGTGAATGTTTTGAAATTCGCATTGGGGATCGCGGCATCCCATGTCGACTCGAGCTTGACCGTTATTGGTACGTGATCATGAGAGAAACCCGATTTAACTTAAGAAACAAAGACATTTACCACATTCGATTCGTTTAG
- the istB gene encoding IS21-like element helper ATPase IstB, translated as MSMVKERAAVRSEISAFCKKLVLSQRAVELCEAEATPKQEEFLHRVLAEEMENRERSRRSRLMSRAGFPVYKTLEGYERRGVKLPGSLQWSDLEDGTFIQAKRNLVLYGPVGTGKTHLAIAAGLRACELGMVAKFYTVAELVMRLAEAKRGGTLERLLADIQRAQLLVLDEWGYIPVDKEGSQLLFRVIADSYESRSLVITTNLEFSKWGSVFTDDQMAAAMIDRLAHHGHLLIFEGESYRMKNALMKER; from the coding sequence ATGAGTATGGTGAAGGAACGCGCCGCTGTGCGCAGCGAAATCTCTGCATTCTGCAAGAAGCTCGTATTGAGCCAGCGTGCTGTCGAGTTATGCGAGGCCGAAGCCACACCGAAACAAGAGGAGTTTCTACACCGCGTGCTTGCGGAAGAGATGGAGAACCGGGAGCGCAGCCGCCGCAGTCGGCTAATGAGCCGAGCGGGGTTCCCGGTCTACAAGACACTTGAAGGATACGAGCGAAGAGGCGTGAAGCTGCCGGGCTCCCTACAATGGAGTGACCTGGAAGACGGGACATTCATCCAGGCGAAGCGAAATCTCGTCCTCTACGGGCCTGTCGGTACTGGCAAGACGCACCTTGCGATCGCAGCGGGACTGCGTGCTTGCGAACTCGGGATGGTCGCCAAGTTTTATACGGTTGCGGAGCTCGTGATGCGTCTTGCAGAGGCGAAACGCGGCGGCACGCTGGAGAGGCTATTAGCGGACATTCAGCGCGCACAGCTTCTTGTTCTCGATGAATGGGGCTACATCCCCGTAGACAAGGAGGGCTCCCAATTATTGTTCCGCGTCATCGCAGATAGCTACGAGAGTCGCAGCCTTGTCATTACGACCAATTTGGAGTTTTCTAAGTGGGGTTCGGTGTTCACCGATGACCAGATGGCCGCTGCCATGATTGACCGTCTTGCCCACCATGGGCATCTGCTGATTTTTGAAGGCGAGAGCTACCGGATGAAGAACGCGCTGATGAAAGAGCGCTAA
- the istA gene encoding IS21 family transposase yields MEQVELIHELRGKGLGPVEIAERLNITRKTVSKYMNAEVMPERAPRAKEELPSKLDPFKPTIREWLEEDRKHRYKQRHTAKRIHDRLKELPEYDASYALVQRYVKQLREYRHQEGTNELSWPPGEAQVDFGEADFYDAFGELKPHKFLCVSFPHSNAGYVQLFGGETAECVAHGLQDIFTRIGGIPGRLIFDNASGVGRRVKDNVRMAELFLRFKAHCGFDVTFCNPDAGHEKGNVENKVGYMRRNLFVPVPTVTDIQAFNMELLERCEADWQREHYKKGEALTVLFEEDKKALLYLPKPFPVCRYLRVKTDGYGKFLLDGKHFYSSSPEWAGKEVVVRIGAHTIEPLTPSGEVISVHARMYGKQRTDSVDVRTTINRLLHSPGAWRNSLLRDAVPEQLRVGMDALERAELKEALRTMQDLSSRYGFDTHCKQWMRRRNSDG; encoded by the coding sequence ATGGAGCAAGTGGAGCTTATCCATGAATTGCGGGGGAAGGGCTTGGGGCCGGTGGAGATCGCAGAGCGGCTTAACATTACACGGAAGACGGTGAGCAAGTACATGAACGCTGAGGTGATGCCGGAACGTGCGCCGCGCGCAAAAGAAGAACTGCCTTCAAAGCTAGATCCGTTCAAACCGACTATCAGAGAATGGTTGGAAGAAGATCGCAAACATCGATACAAGCAGCGGCATACTGCAAAGCGCATTCATGATCGGCTGAAGGAACTTCCGGAGTACGATGCCTCCTACGCGCTCGTCCAACGGTACGTCAAACAGCTTCGGGAATACCGTCATCAGGAAGGAACAAATGAGTTGTCATGGCCGCCTGGCGAAGCACAAGTGGACTTTGGCGAAGCGGACTTCTACGATGCATTCGGAGAACTCAAGCCTCATAAATTCCTCTGCGTCAGCTTCCCGCACAGCAATGCCGGTTACGTGCAGTTGTTCGGCGGCGAGACCGCAGAATGCGTGGCTCACGGTCTGCAGGACATCTTCACACGAATCGGTGGCATACCGGGGCGGCTCATCTTCGACAACGCCAGCGGTGTCGGTAGGCGCGTGAAAGACAACGTACGGATGGCAGAGCTGTTCCTACGCTTTAAAGCACATTGCGGCTTTGACGTGACGTTTTGTAATCCAGATGCCGGTCATGAGAAAGGAAACGTTGAGAACAAGGTCGGCTACATGCGCAGGAACCTGTTCGTGCCTGTCCCAACGGTGACAGACATCCAGGCGTTCAACATGGAACTACTCGAGCGCTGCGAAGCGGATTGGCAGCGGGAGCATTACAAGAAAGGCGAAGCGCTGACCGTCCTTTTTGAGGAAGACAAGAAGGCGCTGTTGTACTTGCCGAAGCCCTTCCCCGTTTGCCGGTATCTCCGCGTAAAGACGGACGGGTATGGCAAGTTTCTGTTGGACGGCAAGCACTTCTACTCTTCATCGCCAGAGTGGGCCGGTAAAGAGGTCGTAGTGCGAATCGGTGCCCATACCATAGAGCCGCTTACGCCCAGCGGTGAAGTCATTAGCGTGCATGCGCGCATGTATGGTAAGCAGCGAACGGACAGCGTGGATGTACGGACGACCATTAATCGTCTGTTGCACAGTCCTGGCGCATGGCGCAACAGTCTGCTTCGCGATGCCGTGCCCGAGCAACTACGTGTTGGCATGGATGCGCTCGAGCGTGCGGAGTTGAAAGAAGCCCTGCGGACCATGCAGGATTTGTCTAGCCGCTATGGCTTTGATACGCACTGCAAGCAATGGATGAGGCGACGCAACTCGGACGGTTGA
- a CDS encoding dual specificity protein phosphatase family protein encodes MQKNYHSLVEDKIFFGGAADVEDMFKHEGIEVVVDLRGEATECAYPNENLKWIQVPLGDNADGPQDQLFKQAIEQVVEAYKLGKKVGFHCGGGSGRTGVVAVGTLIELGKSQTIDEAEALAKSIRPKVNIKPPQREALGKLYK; translated from the coding sequence ATGCAAAAGAACTATCATAGCCTCGTGGAAGATAAAATCTTTTTCGGTGGGGCTGCTGATGTCGAGGATATGTTTAAACATGAGGGTATTGAAGTTGTTGTAGATTTAAGAGGTGAAGCAACCGAATGCGCGTATCCAAACGAGAATTTAAAGTGGATTCAGGTGCCGCTCGGGGACAATGCAGATGGTCCGCAAGATCAACTATTTAAACAAGCCATAGAACAGGTGGTAGAGGCGTACAAGCTTGGTAAGAAAGTGGGATTCCATTGTGGCGGCGGCAGCGGGAGAACCGGTGTTGTTGCAGTCGGAACGTTGATTGAGTTGGGAAAAAGCCAAACCATTGACGAGGCGGAAGCTCTAGCAAAGTCTATCCGACCAAAAGTGAATATCAAGCCTCCACAACGTGAGGCGTTAGGAAAACTTTATAAGTAA
- a CDS encoding RNA polymerase sigma factor: protein MEPKHDVADDITQDTFIRAFRSLTSFRSESTIKTWLLKIARDACINHKKSAFIRKMVLIDFIQDTKSAPSAELDYFNTQFTNQVWEIVFKLSLKKREVIVLDAYYEMPIASIAEFLAVPVGTVKSRVRRYGLWQIQNGIVS from the coding sequence ATGGAGCCGAAACATGATGTGGCGGACGATATCACCCAGGATACTTTTATTCGAGCATTTCGTTCACTTACATCCTTTCGAAGTGAGAGTACGATTAAGACTTGGCTACTCAAAATCGCAAGGGACGCATGCATCAATCATAAGAAATCCGCTTTTATCCGAAAAATGGTTTTGATTGATTTTATACAGGACACCAAATCCGCTCCATCGGCAGAATTAGACTATTTTAATACGCAGTTCACCAATCAAGTATGGGAAATTGTTTTTAAACTGTCCCTAAAGAAAAGAGAAGTGATTGTATTAGATGCATATTATGAGATGCCAATCGCTTCAATTGCTGAATTTCTAGCTGTACCTGTAGGAACTGTAAAGTCTAGAGTACGGAGGTATGGTTTATGGCAAATCCAGAATGGTATCGTCAGCTAA